The following are from one region of the Macaca thibetana thibetana isolate TM-01 chromosome 2, ASM2454274v1, whole genome shotgun sequence genome:
- the GP9 gene encoding platelet glycoprotein IX has protein sequence MPAWEALFLLWATAEATKDCPIPCTCRALETMGLWVDCRGRGLTALPTLPARTRHLLLANNSLQSVPPGAFDHLPQLQTLDVTQNPWHCDCSLTYLRLWLEDRTPEALLQVRCASPSLAAHGPLGQLTGYQLGSCGWQLQASWVRSGVLWDVALVAVAALGLALLAGLLCATTEALD, from the coding sequence ATGCCTGCCTGGGAAGCCCTGTTCCTGCTCTGGGCCACAGCAGAGGCCACCAAGGACTGCCCTATCCCATGCACCTGCCGCGCCCTGGAAACCATGGGGCTGTGGGTAGACTGCAGGGGCCGCGGGCTCACGGCCCTGCCTACCCTGCCAGCCCGCACCCGCCACCTCCTGCTGGCCAACAACAGCCTTCAGTCCGTGCCCCCGGGAGCCTTCGACCACCTGCCCCAGCTGCAGACCCTCGATGTGACGCAGAACCCGTGGCACTGTGACTGCAGCCTCACCTATCTGCGCCTCTGGCTGGAGGACCGCACACCCGAGGCCCTGCTGCAGGTCCGCTGCGCCAGCCCCAGCCTCGCTGCCCATGGCCCGCTGGGCCAGCTGACAGGCTACCAGCTGGGCAGCTGCGGCTGGCAGCTGCAGGCGTCCTGGGTGCGCTCAGGGGTCTTGTGGGACGTGGCACTGGTCGCCGTGGCTGCGCTGGGCCTGGCTCTTCTGGCTGGCCTGCTGTGTGCCACCACTGAGGCCCTGGATTGA